From Salvelinus fontinalis isolate EN_2023a chromosome 30, ASM2944872v1, whole genome shotgun sequence, one genomic window encodes:
- the LOC129828763 gene encoding cytohesin-3-like codes for MDEDNQVPQDLSLEERGELSNIRRRKRELLDDIERLKFEIAEVMTEIEQLTCVGESKTTQRNKQIAMGRKKFNMDPKKGIQFLLENDLLQHTPEDISQFLYKGEGLNKTVIGDYLGERDEFNLKVLQAFVELHEFADLNLVQALRQFLWSFRLPGEAQKIDRMMEAFASRYCGCNPGVFQSTDTCYVLSFAIIMLNTSLHNPNVRDKPPVERFISMNRGINEGGDLPEELLRNLFDSIKNEPFKIPEDDGNDLTHTFFNPDREGWLLKLGGRVKTWKRRWFILTDNCLYYFEYTTDKEPRGIIPLENLSIREVDEPRKPNCFELYNPNHKGSLIKACKTEADGRVVEGNHTVYRISAPTTEEKEEWIKSIKASISRDPFYDMLATRKRRIANKK; via the exons TACCTCAGGATCTCTCACTGGAAGAGAGGGGTGAGCTGTCAAACATCCGGCGGAGGAAGAGAGAGCTGCTGGATGATATTGAA CGCTTGAAGTTTGAGATAGCTGAAGTCATGACTGAGATTGAGCAACTAACGTGTGTAGGAGAAAG CAAAACAACACAGCGGAACAAACAAATCGCCATGGGGAGGAAGAAATTCAACATGGATCCTAAGAAG GGGATCCAGTTTCTCTTGGAGAACGACCTTCTGCAGCACACCCCAGAAGACATCTCTCAGTTCCTCTACAAGGGCGAGGGCCTGAACAAGACTGTCATCGGAGACTACTTAGGGGAGCG AGATGAGTTTAACCTCAAGGTGCTGCAGGCGTTCGTAGAGCTCCATGAGTTTGCTGACCTCAACCTCGTCCAGGCCTTAAG GCAGTTCCTGTGGAGTTTTCGTCTTCCTGGTGAGGCTCAGAAGATTGACCGGATGATGGAGGCATTTGCCTCGCGGTACTGCGGCTGTAATCCCGGGGTGTTCCAGTCAACAG ACACATGTTATGTGCTGTCGTTTGCCATCATCATGTTGAACACCAGCCTGCACAACCCCAACGTCAGAGACAAGCCCCCTGTAGAGAGATTCATCTCCATGAACAGAGGTATCAACGAGGGAGGAGACCTGCCAGAGGAACTACTCAGG AATTTATTTGATAGCATCAAAAATGAACCCTTCAAAATCCCAGAAGATGATGGCAACGATCTTACACACACGTTCTTCAACCCCGACAGAGAGGGATGGCTACTGAAACTAG GTGGAAGAGTGAAGACCTGGAAGAGACGGTGGTTCATTCTGACTGACAACTGCCTGTACTACTTTGAATACACAACG GACAAGGAACCTCGTGGGATCATTCCTCTAGAGAACCTTAGCATAAGAGAGGTGGATGAGCCCAGGAAACCT AACTGTTTCGAGCTGTACAACCCCAATCACAAGGGTTCATTGATCAAGGCGTGTAAGACTGAGGCGGACGGCCGGGTCGTCGAGGGCAACCACACAGTGTACAGGATTTCAGCGCCCACcacagaggagaaggaggagtggATCAAATCCATCAA AGCAAGCATCAGCAGGGATCCCTTCTATGACATGCTAGCCACAAGGAAGCGGAGGATAGCCAATAAGAAGTGA